One region of Emys orbicularis isolate rEmyOrb1 chromosome 6, rEmyOrb1.hap1, whole genome shotgun sequence genomic DNA includes:
- the GRHPR gene encoding glyoxylate reductase/hydroxypyruvate reductase — MQAFVTRRIPREGLAALSQAGVCSIQQWDSDEPIPRSELLAGVAGKHGLLCLLSDRIDKEVLDAAGSNLKIISTLSVGVDHLALEEIKKRGIRVGYTPDILTDATAELSVALLLAACRRLPESAEAVKNGGWTTWKPLWMCGYGLSDSTVGIIGLGRIGQAVARRLKPFGVKKFLYTGSRPKPESAVEFQADFVPLTKLAEESDFVVVTCSLTPDTKGMCNKDFFSRMKKTSVLINTSRGAVVNQEDLYQALVSGQIAAAGLDVTTPEPLPTDHPLLSLKNCVILPHIGSATYATRSAMTVLAANNLLAGLKGESMPSELQL, encoded by the exons ATGCAGGCGTTTGTCACCCGGCGGATCCCCCGCGAGGGGCTGGCGGCCCTGAGCCAGGCTGGCGT CTGCAGCATCCAGCAGTGGGATTCAGACGAACCTATCCCGCGGTCAGAATTGCTGGCGGGTGTGGCTGGGAAGCATGGACTGCTCTGTCTCTTGTCTGACCGGATAGACAAAGAGGTCCTCGATGCAGCAG GGTCTAACCTTAAAATAATCAGCACGCTGTCTGTGGGTGTTGACCATCTGGCTCTAGAAGAAATTAAAAAGCG TGGAATCCGTGTGGGATACACCCCGGACATCTTGACGGACGCCACGGCCGAGCTCTCGGTAGCTTTGCTCTTAGCTGCGTGTCGCAGGCTGCCGGAGTCAGCGGAGGCAGTGAAGAA TGGTGGTTGGACAACATGGAAGCCTCTGTGGATGTGTGGGTACGGGCTGTCTGATAGCACTGTAGGAATCATAGGGCTGGGAAGAATAG GACAGGCAGTGGCGCGCCGTTTAAAGCCATTTGGGGTCAAGAAATTTTTGTATACGGGAAGTCGCCCAAAACCGGAGAGCGCCGTGGAGTTTCAAGCCGACTTTG tcCCACTCACCAAGCTAGCAGAAGAGTCAGACTTTGTTGTTGTTACCTGTTCCTTAACTCCCGACACTAAAGGAATGTGCAACAAGGATTTCTTCAGCCGAATGAAGAAAACGTCTGTGTTGATCAACACAAGCAG GGGAGCGGTGGTGAACCAGGAAGACCTGTACCAGGCTTTGGTTAGTGGCCAGATTGCAGCTGCTGGTCTGGATGTCACAACCCCAGAGCCGCTGCCTACAGACCACCCTCTCCTTTCCCTGAAGAATTGTG TGATTTTGCCTCACATTGGAAGCGCTACCTACGCCACGAGAAGCGCCATGACTGTGCTGGCTGCTAACAACCTTCTGGCCGGCTTGAAAGGGGAAAGCATGCCAAGTGAACTCCAGCTGTGA